One Littorina saxatilis isolate snail1 linkage group LG10, US_GU_Lsax_2.0, whole genome shotgun sequence DNA window includes the following coding sequences:
- the LOC138977980 gene encoding sulfotransferase 1B1-like isoform X2, whose protein sequence is MPGYRYVPDGNGETLRLFESDGRVLPTHQVLTHWHEVTNMASRQDDVLLCGYAKSGVHWLWEILTMLTQGMSHLSTRRMEGNGLLMFASTAHLDSLPSPRVLVTHRLFHELPSDFILKRRKIVCVVRDPKDVCVSAYFMMKAVKHAEYEGTFGGFLKLFEEGLLPGNSWANWILSYEKGLKEHPELSVHVICYEQLKASPAKEIQRLAEYLGVAVPSGLVDAVASQTQFSHMKVAKDNLENPFVATYKDEKDAIFRKGEAGGWKDWFTPEQAEHFDQHIQKQLGRSSLEVQL, encoded by the exons ATGCCAGGGTATCGCTACGTTCCGGATGGGAATGGTGAGACCCTCAGGTTGTTTGAGAGCGATGGTCGTGTGTTGCCCACGCACCAAGTGCTGACACACTGGCATGAGGTGACCAACATGGCGTCGCGACAAGACGACGTGTTGCTGTGTGGCTACGCTAAGTCAG GTGTTCACTGGTTGTGGGAGATCCTGACCATGTTGACGCAGGGCATGTCACACCTGTCAACGCGGCGCATGGAAGGCAACGGACTTCTCATGTTCGCTTCAACCGCTCACCTCGACAGCCTACCCAGTCCCAGAGTTCTCGTGACACACCGGCTGTTTCATGAGCTGCCGTCAGACTTTATCTTGAAGCGGCGCAAAATTGTGTGTGTAGTGCGTGATCCCAAAGATGTGTGCGTGTCAGCTTATTTCATGATGAAAGCTGTCAAACATGCTGAGTATGAAGGGACCTTTGGCGGCTTCTTGAAACTTTTTGAAGAGGGACTGC TACCAGGCAACTCCTGGGCAAACTGGATCCTGAGTTATGAGAAAGGACTGAAGGAACATCCAGAGTTATCTGTCCATGTCATCTGTTATGAACAACTTAAAGCT AGTCCAGCCAAAGAGATTCAGCGCCTTGCAGAATACCTTGGAGTTGCCGTCCCTTCGGGTCTAGTAGATGCAGTGGCTTCCCAGACACAGTTCTCACACATGAAAGTTGCAAAGGACAATCTTGAAAACCCCTTTGTAGCCACCTACAAGGATGAGAAAGACGCCATCTTTCGCAAAG GTGAAGCGGGCGGTTGGAAAGATTGGTTCACACCAGAACAGGCTGAACACTTTGACCAACACATACAGAAACAACTGGGAAGATCTTCCCTTGAGGTTCAACTCTGA
- the LOC138977980 gene encoding sulfotransferase 1A1-like isoform X1 yields the protein MLTHVTGVDWLWEILTMLTPVTGVHWLWEILTMLTHVTGVHWLWEILTMLTPVTCVHWLWEILTMLTHVTGVHWLWEILTMLTPVTGVHWLWEILTMLTQGMSHLSTRRMEGNGLLMFASTAHLDSLPSPRVLVTHRLFHELPSDFILKRRKIVCVVRDPKDVCVSAYFMMKAVKHAEYEGTFGGFLKLFEEGLLPGNSWANWILSYEKGLKEHPELSVHVICYEQLKASPAKEIQRLAEYLGVAVPSGLVDAVASQTQFSHMKVAKDNLENPFVATYKDEKDAIFRKGEAGGWKDWFTPEQAEHFDQHIQKQLGRSSLEVQL from the exons ATGTTGACTCATGTTACAGGTGTTGACTGGTTGTGGGAGATCCTGACCATGTTGACTCCTGTTACAGGTGTTCACTGGTTGTGGGAGATCCTGACCATGTTGACTCATGTTACAGGTGTTCACTGGTTGTGGGAGATCCTGACCATGTTGACTCCTGTTACATGTGTTCACTGGTTGTGGGAGATCCTGACCATGTTGACTCATGTTACAGGTGTTCACTGGTTGTGGGAGATCCTGACCATGTTGACTCCTGTTACAGGTGTTCACTGGTTGTGGGAGATCCTGACCATGTTGACGCAGGGCATGTCACACCTGTCAACGCGGCGCATGGAAGGCAACGGACTTCTCATGTTCGCTTCAACCGCTCACCTCGACAGCCTACCCAGTCCCAGAGTTCTCGTGACACACCGGCTGTTTCATGAGCTGCCGTCAGACTTTATCTTGAAGCGGCGCAAAATTGTGTGTGTAGTGCGTGATCCCAAAGATGTGTGCGTGTCAGCTTATTTCATGATGAAAGCTGTCAAACATGCTGAGTATGAAGGGACCTTTGGCGGCTTCTTGAAACTTTTTGAAGAGGGACTGC TACCAGGCAACTCCTGGGCAAACTGGATCCTGAGTTATGAGAAAGGACTGAAGGAACATCCAGAGTTATCTGTCCATGTCATCTGTTATGAACAACTTAAAGCT AGTCCAGCCAAAGAGATTCAGCGCCTTGCAGAATACCTTGGAGTTGCCGTCCCTTCGGGTCTAGTAGATGCAGTGGCTTCCCAGACACAGTTCTCACACATGAAAGTTGCAAAGGACAATCTTGAAAACCCCTTTGTAGCCACCTACAAGGATGAGAAAGACGCCATCTTTCGCAAAG GTGAAGCGGGCGGTTGGAAAGATTGGTTCACACCAGAACAGGCTGAACACTTTGACCAACACATACAGAAACAACTGGGAAGATCTTCCCTTGAGGTTCAACTCTGA